One Phaseolus vulgaris cultivar G19833 chromosome 2, P. vulgaris v2.0, whole genome shotgun sequence DNA window includes the following coding sequences:
- the LOC137809914 gene encoding uncharacterized protein — protein MTLYTTDNNVWCKVFPTSLQGEPLTWFTELPPNSIDDFDILAVKFSTQYATSRPHHMSSMSLLVVQQEKGESLRTFLDRFNKACMNIRGLKQEVALHHLVSAIRPSRFTESLIKKPPQDMEDLRTRATKFMQIEEHIDYHQRFKTVGSGVLKDQTPSKEREVETERTVRTTPRSDRNKGGRIPRFNSYTPLTVPRGRALDEALQTDLIPILKQYQTQPNADTAKHCQYHRNFGHTTEGCQALKDKIEELIQAGHLRQFVKRTRNSRSPPRSTDRPSRGVDRSYRNYYKRRTDHSQTSRKRSESPVRRTRPRNTSPDRNARPRQRVREVINMIVGPVNLGEPNHEANYIAGGFAGGGCSNSARKKHLRDI, from the coding sequence ATGACTCTGTATACCACAGATAATAATGTGTGGTGTAAAGTATTCCCCACGTCCCTCCAGGGAGAACCTCTTACCTGGTTTACAGAGCTGCCTCCGAACTCCATTGATGACTTTGACATCCTAGCCGTAAAATTCTCCACTCAGTATGCCACCAGCCGACCGCATCACatgtcctccatgtctctcctagtggtacaacaagaaaaaggtgaatctcTCAGAACCTTTCTAGATAGGTTCAACAAAGCATGTATGAACATCCGAGGACTCAAGCAGGAAGTTGCATTGCACCATTTGGTCTCGGCCATCCGGCCGAGCCGTTTTACTGAAAGTCTCATCAAGAAGCCGCCTCAAGACATGGAAGACCTTCGAACTcgagcaaccaaattcatgcaaattgAGGAACACATTGATTACCACCAACGGTTCAAAACCGTCGGATCCGGAGTCCTCAAAGACCAAACCCCGAGCAAAGAAAGAGAAGTCGAGACCGAACGAACCGTGCGAACCACTCCAAGGTCCGACCGGAACAAAGGAGGCCGAATCCCCAGGTTTAACAGTTACACCCCCTTAACTGTGCCGAGGGGACGAGCCCTAGATGAAGCACTACAAACGGACTTAATCCCGATATTGAAGCAATATCAAACACAACCGAATGCAGATACCGCTAAGCATTGTCAATACCATCGAAACTTCGGCCACACGACCGAAGGATGTCAGGCTTTGAAGGACAAAATCGAAGAGCTCATCCAAGCTGGCCATTTGCGGCAGTTCGTCAAGAGGACAAGGAATTCAAGATCCCCACCACGGAGTACCGACCGTCCATCTCGTGGTGTCGACCGATCATACCGTAACTATTATAAACGCCGAACTGACCATAGCCAGACTTCGCGGAAACGCAGTGAAAGCCCCGTTCGGCGTACACGCCCCCGCAACACAAGTCCCGATCGAAACGCCCGCCCTCGCCAACGAGTTCGcgaagtcatcaacatgattgTTGGACCCGTTAACTTGGGCGAGCCGAACCACGAAGCAAATTATATAGCCGGGGGCTTTGCCGGTGGCGGGTGCTCAAATTCCGCCCGGAAGAAACATCTCCGGGACATCTAG